In one Natronosalvus amylolyticus genomic region, the following are encoded:
- a CDS encoding TMEM175 family protein: MVLSFRQESDETDRLLALSDGVIAIAITLLVLEITVPDIPVGSQISVLPDLILEQWHEFFGFVLSFLVIASYWVNHRRVFVHIVKHDRGVVWLNLLFLLMVAFVPFASSVFATYPGQLGIMFLSGTLALTGFTLALLWSYASWKQLVEEGLASRAVKIQAARYLASPFVFLLAIIVAAFDPSFGILTWLLLIPINAALQSRLAANLEEDGV, translated from the coding sequence ATGGTGTTATCATTTCGTCAAGAGTCAGATGAAACGGATCGATTACTCGCGTTGAGCGACGGCGTCATCGCTATCGCCATCACGTTGTTGGTGCTCGAAATCACTGTTCCGGACATTCCGGTGGGAAGCCAGATTTCGGTTCTCCCTGATCTCATCCTCGAGCAATGGCACGAGTTCTTCGGCTTCGTCCTGAGCTTCCTTGTCATTGCGTCATACTGGGTCAACCACCGTCGCGTCTTCGTCCACATCGTGAAACACGACAGGGGAGTAGTGTGGCTCAATCTCTTGTTTCTCCTCATGGTCGCGTTCGTCCCGTTCGCCTCGAGCGTCTTTGCGACGTACCCAGGTCAGCTCGGAATCATGTTTCTGTCGGGCACGCTCGCACTTACCGGGTTCACTCTTGCACTCCTCTGGTCGTACGCGTCGTGGAAACAACTCGTTGAAGAAGGACTTGCGTCTCGAGCTGTGAAGATTCAAGCAGCTAGGTATCTCGCGTCCCCGTTTGTGTTTCTCCTGGCGATAATCGTCGCGGCGTTCGATCCCAGCTTCGGGATTCTGACGTGGCTCCTTTTGATTCCGATAAACGCCGCGCTCCAGTCACGACTTGCGGCGAATCTCGAAGAAGATGGCGTTTAA
- a CDS encoding alpha/beta fold hydrolase has translation MTEVTESDEGKEIATVTSTDGTEIVYERSGSGPPSVLVHGSVTDRAVWEVGDVRSKFAEHTTVHAMDRRYHGDSGSPDEYSGTAEPQFDDVVAVVESIDNAVTLIGHSYGALVALGAAPRIDNLRSVILYEPPIISEERLARIEETVGEMMALLEAGQNEQALILFLDDIAKFESDELDAIRSGPMWGRYVETFQQTLLPELEAGAERREYDLTPFEDLSTPTLLPTGSESGWLKESAEELHDTLPNSRLATFDGHGHAAHFVAPDRFTDEVLSFISDAD, from the coding sequence ATGACTGAAGTAACAGAGTCCGATGAAGGCAAAGAGATAGCGACAGTGACGTCCACAGATGGGACTGAAATCGTGTACGAGCGGTCGGGGAGTGGGCCGCCGTCCGTCCTTGTTCATGGGTCCGTCACTGATCGTGCGGTCTGGGAAGTCGGCGATGTCCGTTCGAAGTTCGCAGAACACACTACGGTCCATGCCATGGACCGACGGTATCACGGTGACAGCGGCTCCCCTGACGAGTACAGTGGGACAGCAGAACCACAGTTCGACGACGTGGTCGCGGTTGTCGAGTCGATCGACAACGCAGTGACGCTCATCGGCCATTCCTATGGCGCTCTCGTTGCACTGGGTGCGGCCCCGCGAATCGACAATCTACGGAGTGTGATCCTATACGAGCCTCCCATCATCTCCGAGGAGCGTTTAGCCCGCATAGAGGAGACGGTCGGAGAGATGATGGCGTTGTTAGAGGCGGGGCAGAACGAGCAGGCACTCATACTCTTCCTCGACGATATAGCCAAATTCGAGTCGGACGAACTCGACGCGATTCGCTCGGGACCGATGTGGGGCCGGTACGTGGAGACATTCCAACAAACACTCTTGCCCGAGTTAGAAGCGGGTGCGGAGAGGCGGGAGTATGATCTCACACCGTTCGAAGACTTATCCACGCCGACGTTACTTCCCACAGGGAGCGAGAGCGGGTGGCTCAAAGAGAGCGCTGAGGAACTCCACGACACGTTACCGAACAGTCGCCTCGCTACCTTCGATGGGCACGGACACGCGGCACATTTCGTCGCACCAGACCGCTTCACCGACGAGGTGCTGTCCTTCATCAGCGACGCGGACTAA